Below is a genomic region from Methanolobus sediminis.
TGGGTCAGTTATTCTGAAAAGTGCCGTTCATCATATAGAAGTAGTTTTGATTCGGATTATGGTTCATATTCTGTGGGTTTCCGTCTTCTTATGACATTATGATTTCCAGTTAAGCTTTAAATATCCGGGAATCTTCCACTTATTATGGAAAAAAGTACTTCTAAGACAGAATTCCATAATATTGATGAATACATTGCACTCTTCCCAAAGGACGTACGGGATAAGCTGGAAGAGTTGAGAATAGTGATTTTGGAAGCTGCACCGGAGGCCGAAGAAGTTATCAGTTACAAAATGCCGACATTCAGGTTGAACGGTATTCTTGTTCATTTTGCTGCCTACAAAAATCATATTGGATTTTATCCAACTCCTTCAGGAATTACTGCATTTGAGGAGGAACTTTCTGGGTATAAACATTCTAAAGGTTCTATCCAGTTTCCGCTGGATAAACCTATACCTTTTGATATTGTCAAAAAAATTGTGGTTTTCAGAGTTAGAGAAAACAAGGCAAAAACGAATCTATGAAATAAAAAGAAGTTCAATTGCTTATCAG
It encodes:
- a CDS encoding iron chaperone, which codes for MEKSTSKTEFHNIDEYIALFPKDVRDKLEELRIVILEAAPEAEEVISYKMPTFRLNGILVHFAAYKNHIGFYPTPSGITAFEEELSGYKHSKGSIQFPLDKPIPFDIVKKIVVFRVRENKAKTNL